The following coding sequences are from one Paenibacillus sp. FSL R5-0912 window:
- a CDS encoding transglutaminase domain-containing protein, translating into MGKRRISLMKTVICGMLVFAAIPPATYWGYEHAYAAADSVVLHSVNEMTQKLTGAMSNRRETITFTYQGKTNKLKSQVQTAIDQAMGSDPYLYYIIDSYAFSYRGSTRSANVTVQVEYRETLQQTAYVNKQVKAVLQELITPGMSSHQKVKVIHDWVVLHLQYDNSYSKYTAYEGLQTGSAVCQGYSLLTYKLLLGAGIPNRIVEGTARPEGGVAQSHAWNLVHLDGLWYHLDTTWDDPEPSPEGGISTVYYMRTDAQMRRDHSWTKTYPAASTGYAQTLSQLVSRGGQGTDGYKKLQEVLDYRLYEEDQVIASAADLKKLAQQAADSGQFSLLFRYRGSEKLLRQDLQVLYEIGLDNLAFNSSPFENTGDLKVYVTWK; encoded by the coding sequence ATGGGGAAGAGACGTATATCGCTGATGAAGACCGTGATTTGCGGCATGCTGGTTTTTGCTGCTATCCCTCCCGCAACATACTGGGGGTATGAGCATGCCTATGCTGCTGCTGATTCTGTGGTGCTGCATTCTGTCAATGAGATGACACAGAAGCTGACCGGGGCGATGAGCAACCGCAGGGAGACAATTACCTTCACTTATCAGGGCAAGACCAATAAGCTGAAGAGCCAGGTGCAGACGGCCATCGATCAGGCGATGGGGAGCGATCCGTACCTCTATTATATTATTGACAGCTATGCGTTTTCTTACCGGGGGAGCACACGCTCTGCCAATGTGACGGTTCAGGTGGAGTACCGGGAGACGCTGCAGCAGACAGCATATGTTAACAAGCAGGTGAAGGCTGTTCTGCAGGAATTAATTACACCGGGGATGAGCAGCCATCAGAAAGTCAAAGTCATCCACGACTGGGTGGTGCTGCATTTGCAATATGATAATTCATACAGTAAATATACGGCGTATGAAGGACTTCAGACGGGCAGTGCGGTATGTCAGGGGTATTCCCTGCTGACCTATAAGCTGCTGCTGGGAGCGGGTATCCCGAATAGAATTGTGGAGGGTACGGCGAGGCCCGAGGGGGGCGTTGCCCAGTCGCATGCCTGGAATCTCGTGCATCTGGATGGACTCTGGTATCATCTCGATACGACCTGGGATGATCCGGAGCCTAGTCCGGAGGGCGGGATCAGTACGGTGTATTACATGAGAACGGATGCCCAGATGCGCCGTGACCACAGCTGGACCAAGACGTATCCGGCTGCTTCAACCGGTTATGCCCAGACACTGTCACAGCTGGTCAGCCGGGGCGGACAGGGGACAGACGGATACAAGAAGCTGCAGGAGGTTCTGGATTACAGGCTGTATGAGGAGGATCAAGTGATCGCTTCGGCGGCAGACTTGAAAAAGCTTGCGCAGCAGGCGGCGGATTCAGGCCAGTTCTCACTGCTATTCCGATACCGGGGCAGTGAGAAGC